From the Eschrichtius robustus isolate mEscRob2 chromosome 3, mEscRob2.pri, whole genome shotgun sequence genome, the window CTTCCCAGGACCTTTCCCACCTCCCTTCCTCCTGGGCCCTGCCTTTTGGGACCCAGcgtggggggaggcaggggaggctgGAGAAGAGGACACAGGACAGCCTGTTCCAGCCCGGGAGACAGAGGGCGCCTCTGTCCACTCCTGGCCCCTTGCCCCACTGGGTGTCTGTCTGTGAAGGGGTGGAGCCAGTGGGGGGTGTCGGCGGGGGAAGGACGACTGAAGACAGGTCTCCCCACACAGCTCCGGTAGCCACATTTGCAGCCTCGTCTGTCTGTCCAGAACCTGCTCCCAGGCTGACAGTGAGTATCCTGCCCCATCTGCCTCGGGTCCCTGCCCTGGTCAGCCTTGCGGAAAGGGGACTTCAGCAGGGCTCCAGAAGTCTGGGGAGGATGGCACTGTGGTGCCCTGAGGGTCTGGGAGGAGCTCGGGATTTGGGGGAGACAGTGGTCGGAAGGTGGTGAGGGGAGGCAAGTGAAGGACGGAGGGAGATCCGGGAGCTCAGTGAATAAGGAAGCCAGTGGGGAACGCAGCCACTGAGTTTCCAGGAGACCAGGCCCTCCTACCGCAGAGCTCTCATGTGCCCCCGCAAGCCTCCCTCCATCTCCCAGGTGTTGGGGAGGAGACCCAGCTCTCGCCTTGCTTCCAGCGGTGTAAGAATAAGAAAGCAGATGGACCAGCTCCTtctgcccacccaccccccgccagCCTTGGTCTCTCTGCCACCCCACCCAGCCTTGCCAAGAGCTCAGGTCCCAGGGaagttggggggcgggggtggcagaGCATGAATCATGTGATACCAGGAAGGGGGCACGAGGGTACAGGGTACTATACCCACTCCCACTCTCCCTTCATGTgacctcccctttctcctcctcctctttcttggcCCAGTTTCTCCACTCCTCTTTCCTCTCAttctttccctttgtttttctgtctgccccctccctgccaaGGTCCTCTCAGAATGGGCCCTACGCAAAATCACAGGCTGCTTTAGGTCTCCAGGCAACCTCTATGTGCCTCTCCTGGATGGCGCTGATAACTGAGCCACCAGCACCCGTCCCTCCGCGCCCCCCAAGCCGCCCCCCAGCTTATCCCCTCCATCAGCCCCAGCTTGGGTTCCATCTCCCCCGTGTCTCTGTGACAACCGCTTCTCACGTCCGGAGTTCAGGTGACATTCACAAGGGCCCCATTGAAGAGCTAGGATGTCATCCGATCAGGGCCCATTGTCCAGCCCCTCAGGTCTGGGGAAGGATGGGGACACCTGATCTGAGACACCTGAGCTGCCCCCTGAGGCTGTGGAGGGGCCGACGTCCCAAGGCCAAGGGAAAGAGACCCCCTGGCTTGGCAGTCCCCTCTCCTCAACAGACCCCTCCatttttcccctcctctctcccagccCCTTGGATTCAGAGGACCCCATGCACTCAGCCTTTATCTCCCCTAACACATACCAGCCCCATTCTCCCTGCTACCACTGTCCCCACATCACGCAAGttgggcctgggggtgggagtggcagGGACAAGATCCCACAAgagtcctctccccctccctgggAGCCCTGGCTCCAAGGAAAAGGCTCAGAcattcctctttccctttccacCACCACACAGTAGAAGGGCTGAATCTGCAGAGAAGCAAGACGAACCAAACTAGAGGTAACAGAGGGAAGCCAAAGTGACATGTTCAGGAGAGAACAGGGTAGAAGGACCAAGAGAGGCCCCCAGTCTGCTGACAAGAAACTCAGAGGCAGTGAGACGCCCCGTCCCCATGAACCTTGGGCCACCCACTCGGACTGCCACCCTATCCACCAGGCCGACCAAGGGCACCAGATTGACTCCTTGCTTGGGGTGGGCAGCAGAGTCAAGGCTATAGAGGGGAGCCCAGCCCACCATCCCCAACAGCAGATCTTGGCTGTGCTGGGCAGGCAAGTCCAGGGTAAAAATAGAGCCAGAGGAAGCCAGGCCGGGTCCTGTGACCACCCCTACCTGCCTGCCCCACCCTCCTCAGTATCCAGGCAGCCAGGAGCACTGCAAAGTCCACTGCAGGCCTCTAGAGCCAGCCCAGCTCCAGCTGTTCTACCTCCATGCCCAAAGCCCTGACTCCCTCTGGCTGGGGTGTGGATTGAAGGGCACAGAGAATGAGGCTAGACTTAGGTCTGAACAGTTGTGGTGGGGCTCCAATCTCATGGCTCTTTGAGCTGTGGGCCCCTACCCCAACCCCAGCTACCCCAGGCATGGTCCCCAGCTCACTTCCATGGTGGGACGTGGGTAGGTGAGCTGCGAGATGGGCTCTGAGCTGGAGACGGCAATGGAGACTCTCATCAATGTGTTCCACGCCCACTCGGGCAAGGAGGGGGACAAGTACAAGCTGAGCAAGAAGGAGCTGAAAGAGCTGCTGCAGACGGAGCTCTCCGGCTTCCTGGACGTGAGCACAGGGTGGGGGGGGGTACAGGGTGGAGTGGGCGAGGGGTGGGGGAACAGAGTGGGCACCTCCCTgccatctccccaccccaccccagctcagCCCAAccatctccttcctctcccagACTCCCCTGCTCCTCTGGGTTCAAGTCAAAATGCCCTGATTTACTGGTCACCTGTTAAGGGCTAGGCCCTGTGTAGATGCATCAATAACAAAACACACAGTCTAGCAGGGAAGGACTGACACTTGAAAGTAAACCTTGAACACCAGGAAGCACCCGGGGCCTTAACAGAGGTGCCAGAAAGGATTATGGGAGAATACTAACCTGACTGAAGTGGACGGCTTCTCCAAAGAGGTGGCACTCAGGCCCCTGGAAGATTATTAGGGTAAATGAAGACATTTTAGGAGGAGGTACAGTATCTGAACAAGAGCATGTGAGAAAGAAGATGGAGCGTGCTCAGTGGTTTTGACTGGACTGAAGGATGCAGAAGAGAAGCCAGTAGAAAGTGTACCAGCCTTGAGATTTTatgagacctgggttcaaattctggcgctgccacttaatagctgtgtgactttgggcatgtTCCTTAACCACCGACTGTCAATTTGTTTCTTCTCTAGAATGGGACTAATGAAAGCTACTTCATACTATTTGTGctagaattaaatgagacagtgCTTGTAAAGCTCCTAGTGTAGTGCTTCTCACGTTGTAGGCACTCGACATATggtaattgtttttattattctgcCTTGTTAAGGAGCTGATTCTGTAGGCAACAGGAAGCCACAAGTATTTTGTTAGTTTTGAGGAGGGCAGCAAGAGTCCCATAATTAGAAGTAGTTCTCCCTCTTGCTcatctctgcctccttctccccAATCAACCAGCCCCCATGCCCCCGACTCAGTGCTGTTCATTTCCCTGTACACCTACCTCTCCGTCTCCTCCCTCCACAGGCCCAAAAGGATGCAGATGCTGTGGACAAGGTGATGAAGGAGTTAGATGAGAATGGAGATGGAGAGGTGGACTTCCAGGAGTATGTGGTGCTGGTAGCTGCCCTCACAGTGGCCTGTAACAACTTCTTCTGGGAGAACAGTTGAGCAGACGGCCCCAGTGGGCAGCGCCCTTCGCCTCCACCCTACCATACCTGCCCCTTCACCCTGCTTCCCCCTCACCCCACTTTTCCCTCCCCACCAACAAGGGCGCAAGAGTAGTGGGCCAGGCCTGCAACTCATCTTTCATTAAAGGCTCCTCTCTCACCAGCCGCCAGCTGCTGTCTGTCTCCTTTGGGGTATGGAAGTGGGTGGGGAAGTGAAGGCTGCTCACTCCCAACTTGCCTTATTTGGGGAGGGATCTTATTTTGAGAGAGGTCAAGGGGCCATTACATCTTCCTACTTAAGGAATGCTCAAGGCCCAGGAAGGTTGGGGTTCAATGTCCCAGCTGGAAGTGGAGGAGACATCAGCTTCTCAGATATAAAGCCAGAAGAATTTCCCTTCAGCCTTCAAAGAATATGTACTGAAGACCTACCGTGTGCTAGACAACCTATGGgaactggggacacagcagtgagcaaaacaaacACGACCCTCAACATCACATAGGTAAAGTCCAGTAAGGATgccaaaacatacacacatacatgctagGAAGGAAAATGAAAGGATCTGATGCACGtgattggggtggggggtgttgaAGACGTGTTCATACACTCATTCTTCAAACATGCGAGCCTTTTATGGTGTGTCCAGCCATAATGAAAATCCCGCATAGGTCTACATCAAAATCCACATGGATGGCAGATGGCGAGAGAGGACACGGAAGGGGGAGCAGGGACGCAAAGGTCCCCCACAAATAACTATTTAACAACGTTCAGGCCAAGTTGGGGAGGGAAGTGAAGAGGAAAATATGGACGGGTGGTGGTGAGTGGTGCAGGATCTAGTAGAGGTGTGCACCCAGCACTGGCCCCCAGGCCTTGGCTGGGGCGTTTGTAGCAATCTGCAACCCTCTGACCGGGGCCAAGGCAAATGATGAGGAGAGAGCCAGTGCCAATTACCTGGGCCCAGTGGTCCACAAGAGAGaccaaggagggacttccctggtggcgcagtagttaagaatccgcctgccaacgcaggggacgcgggtcccatccctggtccaggaagatcccacatgctgcggagcaactaagcctgtgtgccacaactactgagcctgcgtgccacaactactgagcctgcgtgccacaactactgaagcccacatgcctagagcccgtgctctgcaacaagagaagccactgcagtgagaagcccgtgcgccgcaaggaagagtagcctccgttcgacacagctagagaaagcccacgtgcaggaacaaagacccaaggcagccaaaaataaataataaaattaattaatttaaaaaaaaaaaaaaagagagagagagagacggaggaACATCCGCATAAAGAATTGTAGTCCGTCTGCCTTAGCTTGAGGGGTGGAGGGATGCGCCAGGAAATACGAACATCTTTTTGGGGGGGACAGAATCAGCCCCAGCGACCCAAGTTACTAACCCACAGCCCCCTTAAAACCCgggagcagggacttccctggtggtccagtggctaagactctgcactctcaatgcagggggcccaggttcaatccctggtcagggagctagatcccacatgctgcaactaagagttcatatgccacaactaaagatcctgcatgctgcaactaagacccaatgctgccaaataaatacatattttttaaaagctttaaaaaataatccattttccaaaaataaacagAGCTATGCCACTTGGCCACGCCCCTTCctaggcggggcggggggagggggctgcattTAATACAGACCAGGCCTTTGCTAAAGCCCCGCCTTCTCCCTAGGGCTCCGCCCTAATCCCGCGCAGGCGTGGCACAAATTTTTCGGCCCCTTAGTGGTGCGGCGGATCTGACGCATAACGTAACTGCGTCGACGCCATTTTAGCCGGTCCCTCTCCGTACTGGGTGTGGCGGCCATTTTGTTTTCGACACCGAGCAGGAGTTGACGGCAGCCGCTGTGGTGAAAGGCAGGAAAGGGCAGGCCGGTTAGCAGGCGAACGGGCCAACCGGACAGCCAGCCAACAGCAACGAACTAACCTAGCAATCTACCGCTTAACACATCTAACTAACCGCCCACCAAGTTAACCCGAGCCCCTCCACCATCAACTTA encodes:
- the S100A1 gene encoding protein S100-A1; protein product: MGSELETAMETLINVFHAHSGKEGDKYKLSKKELKELLQTELSGFLDAQKDADAVDKVMKELDENGDGEVDFQEYVVLVAALTVACNNFFWENS